The Nitrospira sp. genome window below encodes:
- a CDS encoding SpoIID/LytB domain-containing protein gives MAISTLGCLQRAILAGGLSGLCFFGTMPAAEAAESIRVLLASDVHRLEARAETVLWVTDAQDRAHPFKSALHIEVRGATFLINGTRVAGERVTLRAGDHDLKLWIPRSNGGANGPSVQSTDEKAALHVSGLVHLVRRGKGVLVINQVDLEEYVKGVVPAEVNSAWHPEMLKVQAIAARTYVVYQHMLSASRDYDVAASIQDQVYRGRQGVDARVQEAVESTRGLVVTHEGAPIYAAFSSTAAGITEDAMIVWSKDLPYLKGVECPFDVESPYYQWKASFKLSTLERNLRSQGFSLGTIATMTPVSFSRAGRVAKLRILHSNGELIVRGEDLRKAVGYTVVPSTQFTIESMGQDVVLLGYGAGHAVGLCQWGAKELAELGYSYSTILRYYYPGTELQNVALTKMPPAPSS, from the coding sequence ATGGCTATTTCGACGCTAGGCTGTCTGCAACGCGCCATTCTGGCCGGAGGATTGTCCGGGCTCTGCTTCTTCGGGACGATGCCAGCCGCCGAGGCCGCGGAGTCGATTCGCGTCTTGTTGGCCTCTGATGTCCACCGTTTGGAGGCCCGGGCTGAGACGGTCCTGTGGGTCACGGATGCGCAGGACCGGGCGCATCCGTTCAAGTCGGCGCTGCATATCGAGGTACGGGGGGCTACGTTCCTGATCAACGGGACCCGGGTTGCCGGAGAGCGCGTCACGCTTCGAGCCGGCGATCACGACCTCAAGCTGTGGATCCCTCGCTCCAATGGCGGGGCGAATGGCCCCTCCGTCCAGTCAACGGATGAGAAAGCCGCGCTGCACGTGAGCGGACTGGTGCATCTCGTCCGGCGGGGGAAAGGCGTGTTGGTGATCAACCAGGTGGATCTGGAAGAATATGTGAAGGGCGTGGTGCCGGCGGAGGTCAATTCAGCCTGGCATCCTGAAATGCTCAAGGTGCAGGCCATCGCGGCCAGAACGTATGTGGTGTACCAGCACATGTTGAGCGCCTCGCGCGACTACGATGTGGCCGCCAGCATTCAGGACCAAGTCTATCGCGGCCGGCAGGGCGTGGATGCCCGGGTGCAGGAGGCGGTGGAGTCCACGCGGGGATTGGTGGTCACCCACGAGGGCGCGCCGATCTATGCGGCCTTTTCCTCGACGGCGGCCGGCATTACCGAAGATGCCATGATTGTGTGGTCGAAGGATCTGCCGTATCTCAAAGGGGTCGAATGCCCGTTCGATGTCGAGTCTCCCTACTATCAGTGGAAGGCGTCGTTCAAGCTCTCGACACTGGAGCGGAATCTCAGAAGCCAGGGATTTTCGCTCGGCACGATTGCGACGATGACGCCGGTGAGTTTCAGCCGAGCCGGGCGTGTCGCGAAGCTGCGCATTCTGCATTCCAACGGCGAGTTGATCGTGCGCGGGGAGGATCTGCGCAAGGCGGTGGGGTATACGGTCGTCCCCAGCACGCAATTCACGATTGAGTCGATGGGACAGGATGTGGTGCTGCTCGGATACGGCGCCGGGCATGCGGTCGGGTTGTGCCAGTGGGGCGCGAAAGAGCTGGCGGAGCTGGGCTATTCCTATTCGACGATCCTTCGCTATTACTATCCGGGAACGGAATTGCAGAATGTGGCGTTGACTAAAATGCCTCCGGCGCCCTCTTCATAG
- a CDS encoding DUF2905 domain-containing protein has protein sequence MEDWSSLGKLLIAAGAGVVLVGLILVLGERLSGVGSWFGWIGRLPGDISIKRDHFSFYFPLGTSLVLSVVLSLVFYLVSWLFRR, from the coding sequence ATGGAAGACTGGAGCAGCCTCGGCAAGCTCTTGATCGCCGCAGGGGCGGGTGTGGTGCTGGTGGGCCTCATTCTGGTGCTCGGTGAGCGGCTGTCCGGGGTGGGCTCGTGGTTCGGGTGGATCGGCAGGCTGCCCGGTGATATCTCCATCAAACGCGATCATTTTTCCTTCTATTTTCCTCTCGGAACCAGTCTGGTGCTCAGTGTGGTCCTGAGTCTGGTATTCTATCTCGTATCATGGCTATTTCGACGCTAG
- a CDS encoding aspartate-semialdehyde dehydrogenase, producing the protein MLKKKSAYTVAILGATGAVGKETLEILEERKFPLAALRLFASKRSAGEVMMCQGKEWTVEELLPSSSFAGVDFALISATDAISKEYGPRLGAAGVVVIDDSAVFRMDAEVPLVVPEVNAAALRSLPRGIVSIPNCTTTPLVMALKPLHDAVGVKRVVVTTFQSVSGTGAAAMDELLEQTRALMAFRDVKAEVYPYQIAFNLLPHIGSFSEAGDCSEEVKIVRETRKILDAPKMRVTSTTVRVPVLRCHSEAINVELEKPLTANDARAALAAMPGVIVYDDPLKKLYPMPLDATGKDEVYVGRIREDESIPNGLNLWVVSDNLRKGAALNAIQIAECLVQG; encoded by the coding sequence ATGCTCAAGAAAAAGTCGGCATACACGGTGGCCATTCTCGGTGCGACCGGCGCGGTTGGAAAAGAAACGCTCGAGATTTTGGAAGAACGGAAATTCCCGCTGGCGGCGCTGCGCCTGTTTGCGTCGAAGCGATCGGCAGGGGAAGTCATGATGTGCCAGGGGAAGGAATGGACAGTCGAGGAATTGTTGCCGTCGTCGTCCTTTGCCGGGGTTGATTTTGCGCTGATCTCCGCGACGGATGCGATCAGCAAGGAATACGGACCGCGGTTAGGGGCTGCCGGAGTGGTGGTGATCGACGATAGCGCGGTATTCCGGATGGATGCCGAGGTGCCGTTGGTCGTCCCGGAAGTGAATGCCGCTGCGTTGCGTTCGCTTCCGCGAGGGATTGTCTCGATTCCCAATTGCACAACGACGCCTCTGGTGATGGCGCTCAAGCCGCTGCACGATGCCGTGGGGGTGAAGCGCGTGGTCGTGACCACGTTTCAGTCCGTGTCCGGCACCGGAGCCGCGGCGATGGATGAATTGCTGGAACAAACCAGAGCCTTGATGGCGTTTCGCGATGTCAAAGCGGAAGTGTATCCGTATCAGATTGCCTTCAATCTCCTGCCGCACATCGGATCGTTTTCCGAGGCCGGCGATTGTTCCGAAGAGGTGAAGATCGTCCGGGAGACGAGAAAGATTCTCGACGCGCCGAAAATGCGCGTGACCTCGACGACGGTGCGCGTGCCGGTCTTGCGCTGCCATTCCGAGGCGATCAATGTCGAGCTGGAGAAGCCATTGACGGCGAATGACGCACGGGCGGCGCTGGCCGCCATGCCGGGTGTCATTGTCTACGATGATCCATTGAAAAAGCTCTACCCGATGCCGTTGGATGCGACGGGCAAGGACGAGGTCTACGTCGGCCGCATTCGCGAGGACGAGTCGATTCCCAACGGCTTGAATCTCTGGGTCGTGTCGGACAATCTTCGCAAGGGCGCCGCCCTCAATGCGATTCAAATTGCGGAGTGTTTGGTACAGGGCTGA
- the leuB gene encoding 3-isopropylmalate dehydrogenase translates to MKAKIAVLAGDGVGREIVPEAVKVLKAIGEKYHHSFEFVSADIGGQAIDKVGVPLPQDTLALAKQSDAVLLGAVGGPKWEGLEYSLRPERALLGIREALGLYANLRPAKVYPNLVDASTLKREVIEGIDILVVRELTGGIYFGKPKGIEKLPNGEERGVNTEVYTTEEIRRIGKVAFEAARKRRKKVTSVDKANVLESSELWRRVMIEVQKSYPDVELHHIYVDNAAMQLVRNPRQFDVMVCNNMFGDILSDEAAMLTGSIGMLPSASIGAKVGLFEPIHGSAPDIAGKNIANPIATIASAGMMLSYAFQLDKEAEAIEQAIVKTLDLGYRTKDIQSPGARIVGTTEMGEAILRNLV, encoded by the coding sequence GTGAAAGCAAAGATTGCGGTGTTGGCAGGGGATGGTGTGGGGCGTGAGATTGTGCCGGAAGCCGTCAAGGTGCTGAAGGCGATCGGCGAGAAGTACCACCATTCATTTGAATTCGTGTCGGCCGATATCGGCGGCCAGGCGATCGACAAGGTCGGGGTGCCGCTGCCTCAAGACACGCTGGCGCTGGCGAAGCAAAGCGATGCGGTGTTGTTGGGGGCGGTCGGCGGTCCCAAATGGGAGGGGCTGGAGTACAGCCTCCGTCCTGAGCGCGCGTTGCTCGGTATTCGCGAAGCCTTGGGGCTCTATGCCAATCTGCGGCCGGCGAAGGTCTATCCCAATCTGGTTGATGCCTCGACCTTGAAGCGTGAAGTGATCGAAGGGATCGATATTCTCGTCGTGCGCGAACTGACGGGCGGGATCTACTTCGGCAAACCGAAGGGGATTGAAAAGCTGCCGAACGGCGAAGAACGGGGCGTGAACACCGAAGTCTATACGACCGAGGAAATTCGGCGCATCGGGAAGGTGGCGTTTGAGGCGGCGCGGAAGCGGCGGAAGAAAGTGACGTCGGTTGACAAAGCCAATGTGCTGGAATCGTCCGAGCTGTGGCGCCGTGTCATGATCGAGGTGCAGAAGAGTTATCCGGACGTCGAATTGCACCACATCTATGTGGATAATGCGGCGATGCAGCTGGTGCGCAATCCCCGCCAGTTCGACGTGATGGTGTGCAACAACATGTTCGGGGACATTTTGAGCGATGAGGCGGCGATGTTGACGGGATCGATCGGGATGCTGCCCTCCGCCAGCATCGGCGCCAAGGTTGGATTGTTCGAGCCGATTCATGGCAGCGCGCCCGATATTGCCGGGAAAAACATCGCCAATCCGATTGCGACCATTGCGTCGGCGGGGATGATGCTGTCCTATGCCTTCCAGCTCGACAAGGAAGCGGAAGCGATTGAGCAGGCGATCGTGAAGACCCTCGATTTGGGTTATCGAACGAAAGACATTCAGAGCCCGGGGGCCAGAATCGTCGGGACCACCGAGATGGGTGAGGCGATTCTCCGCAATCTGGTGTAA
- a CDS encoding cupin domain-containing protein gives MLKRTLADCEEFLAGDHTVLRELLHPAKQPVELGYSVAHGRLAPGRRSKRHRLASSEVYYFIAGQGRFTIDQDVCPVEGGSVLYVPPGGDQSLENTGTCDIEFLCLVDPAWRVEDEQVLE, from the coding sequence ATGTTGAAACGCACGCTTGCCGATTGCGAGGAGTTTCTCGCCGGGGACCATACGGTGCTCCGCGAGTTGTTGCATCCGGCCAAACAGCCGGTGGAGTTGGGCTATAGTGTGGCCCATGGCCGGCTTGCGCCGGGGCGGCGGTCAAAGCGGCACCGGCTGGCCTCGTCCGAAGTGTACTATTTTATTGCCGGGCAAGGGCGGTTTACGATCGATCAGGACGTCTGTCCCGTTGAGGGCGGATCGGTTCTGTATGTGCCTCCGGGCGGAGACCAATCGTTGGAAAATACCGGGACGTGCGATATCGAGTTTCTCTGCCTGGTCGATCCGGCCTGGCGGGTGGAAGATGAGCAGGTGCTGGAGTAG
- a CDS encoding 2-isopropylmalate synthase: MERMIRIFDTTLRDGEQSPGASMNVEEKVMVAKQLARLGVDIIEAGFAYSSPGDFEAVRRIAQEVEGPTICSLARARPEDIDRAWEALKGAPKVRIHTFLSTSDIHLKHQFRMTREEAKKRAVEMVQRARSYVSDVEFSPMDASRSDPAYLYEVIEAVIAAGAGTINIPDTVGYAVPQEFGQLIKGICEKVPNAKQAVISVHCHNDLGLAVANSLSAVVNGAGQVECTINGIGERAGNTSLEEIVMGLRTRKDFYQADTGVRTEEIAKSSRLVSKITGMVVQPNKAIVGANAFAHTSGIHQDGLLKEKTTYEIMRPESIGLVESKMVMGKLSGRHAFRQRLEDLGYKLSEEEINHAFERFKKLADQKKEIYEEDLEVIVSEELAKMTERIVLKSFHVESGTDRVPTATVELEIDGRLIKESGSGDGPVDAVYRTIASITKTKSKLLMFGVNAITGGTDAQGEVSVRVEEDGRTVSGNGADTDIITAAAKAYLNALNRLAYMASKQADGGGKVRLI, translated from the coding sequence ATGGAACGGATGATCAGGATTTTCGATACGACGTTGCGCGACGGCGAGCAATCGCCCGGCGCCAGCATGAATGTGGAAGAAAAAGTGATGGTGGCGAAGCAGTTGGCGCGCTTGGGCGTCGATATTATCGAGGCCGGGTTCGCCTACAGTTCGCCCGGCGATTTTGAAGCGGTGCGGCGGATTGCGCAGGAAGTGGAGGGGCCGACGATTTGCAGCCTGGCCCGTGCGCGCCCGGAAGACATCGACCGTGCGTGGGAAGCGCTCAAGGGGGCGCCGAAGGTCCGGATCCATACGTTCCTCTCGACGTCGGACATTCATTTGAAACATCAGTTTCGAATGACGCGGGAGGAAGCGAAGAAGCGGGCGGTCGAGATGGTGCAGCGGGCGAGAAGTTACGTCAGCGATGTGGAATTCTCCCCGATGGATGCCAGCCGGTCCGACCCGGCTTACCTTTACGAGGTGATTGAAGCGGTCATTGCGGCGGGGGCGGGAACTATCAATATCCCGGACACCGTGGGGTATGCGGTTCCGCAAGAATTTGGCCAGTTGATCAAGGGGATTTGCGAGAAGGTGCCCAACGCCAAGCAGGCCGTGATTTCCGTGCATTGCCACAACGACCTGGGCCTGGCGGTGGCCAATAGCCTGTCGGCGGTGGTGAATGGCGCGGGACAGGTCGAATGTACGATCAACGGGATCGGGGAGCGGGCCGGGAACACGTCGCTTGAGGAAATCGTGATGGGGCTCAGGACGAGGAAGGATTTCTATCAGGCCGATACGGGCGTCCGGACCGAGGAGATCGCCAAGAGCAGCCGCCTGGTCAGCAAGATTACCGGCATGGTGGTGCAGCCGAACAAGGCGATCGTTGGGGCGAATGCGTTCGCCCACACGTCCGGCATTCATCAGGACGGGCTGCTGAAGGAGAAGACGACCTACGAGATCATGCGGCCGGAATCGATCGGGCTGGTCGAAAGCAAAATGGTGATGGGCAAGTTGTCCGGCCGGCATGCTTTCCGCCAGCGGCTGGAGGATTTGGGCTACAAGCTCTCCGAGGAGGAGATCAATCACGCCTTTGAACGATTCAAGAAGCTGGCCGATCAGAAGAAAGAGATCTACGAAGAGGATCTGGAAGTGATCGTGTCGGAAGAGCTGGCCAAGATGACGGAGCGGATTGTGTTGAAATCGTTCCACGTCGAGAGCGGGACGGATCGTGTGCCGACGGCCACGGTCGAACTGGAAATCGACGGCCGGCTCATCAAGGAATCCGGCTCGGGCGACGGCCCGGTGGACGCGGTCTATCGCACCATCGCGTCCATTACGAAGACCAAGAGCAAGCTGCTGATGTTTGGCGTCAACGCCATCACGGGCGGAACGGATGCGCAGGGAGAAGTCTCTGTGCGGGTGGAGGAGGATGGACGGACGGTGTCCGGAAACGGCGCGGATACCGACATCATTACGGCGGCGGCCAAGGCCTATTTGAATGCCCTGAATCGGCTGGCCTATATGGCGTCGAAGCAGGCCGACGGAGGGGGCAAGGTTCGCTTGATTTGA
- the pssA gene encoding CDP-diacylglycerol--serine O-phosphatidyltransferase has translation MKGNGLRQAFAKEGRKRQAMHLIPNLFTTGNLFCGVYAILSIFNANYMAASIAILVAMIFDVLDGKSARLTNSTSHFGLEYDSLSDVVSFGVAPGLLIYSWALSGQGTFGVAVMFAYVAMGAVRLARFNSTVALADSKYFTGLAIPAAAGVVASLVILDQHVVRMGADVKPVAVLLITLALSFLMVSTVKYRSFKDLKFKGHQQITYLVWGILALMMIAAWPEVMLFVVFAGYALMGPTERVFWLVAKAMGKKPLLKSDQPVIEPKA, from the coding sequence ATGAAGGGAAACGGCTTGCGGCAAGCGTTTGCGAAGGAAGGGCGAAAGCGCCAGGCCATGCACCTGATTCCCAATTTGTTTACCACCGGGAATCTGTTCTGTGGCGTCTATGCGATTCTGTCGATTTTTAACGCCAACTACATGGCTGCGTCGATCGCCATTTTAGTGGCCATGATTTTTGACGTGTTGGATGGAAAGTCAGCCCGGCTGACCAATAGCACGAGCCATTTCGGGCTGGAATATGACTCCTTGTCCGACGTGGTTTCGTTCGGTGTGGCCCCGGGGCTGCTGATTTATTCCTGGGCGCTTAGCGGACAGGGCACGTTCGGCGTGGCCGTGATGTTTGCCTATGTGGCGATGGGCGCGGTGCGGCTGGCGCGATTCAATTCCACCGTGGCGCTGGCTGATAGCAAGTATTTTACGGGGCTGGCGATTCCTGCGGCAGCCGGTGTGGTCGCCTCGCTGGTGATTTTGGATCAGCATGTTGTCCGGATGGGAGCCGATGTGAAGCCGGTCGCGGTGCTTCTGATCACCCTGGCCTTGTCGTTCCTGATGGTCAGTACGGTAAAGTACCGGAGCTTTAAGGATCTCAAATTCAAGGGGCATCAGCAGATTACCTATCTGGTGTGGGGAATTCTGGCGTTGATGATGATTGCGGCGTGGCCTGAGGTCATGCTGTTTGTGGTGTTTGCCGGCTATGCCTTGATGGGGCCGACAGAACGAGTCTTTTGGCTGGTCGCCAAAGCGATGGGGAAGAAGCCCCTTCTCAAGTCCGATCAGCCTGTGATAGAACCCAAAGCGTAA
- a CDS encoding phosphatidylserine decarboxylase family protein: MADRAVGIPIVKEGIPFVGITGGVTLLSGVMGWMVPAVIAGGFTLFTAWFFRNPSRVVPQGANVVVAPGDGKVIAIEEEFEPRYLKDRSIRLTIFLNVFDVHVNRTPCEGLIEQVQYQPGAFLVASKPEATLRNEQNALMIRTDKGAKVLCVQVAGLIARRIVCWVTAGDRVPRGERFGLIRFGSRMDTFLPLGTKMRVAVGDRVKGGETIVGELQ, from the coding sequence GTGGCAGATCGCGCTGTCGGTATCCCGATTGTGAAAGAAGGAATTCCCTTCGTTGGAATAACGGGAGGGGTTACACTGCTATCAGGTGTGATGGGGTGGATGGTTCCGGCTGTCATTGCCGGAGGATTCACCCTCTTTACGGCCTGGTTTTTTCGTAACCCGTCTCGGGTCGTTCCTCAGGGCGCCAATGTGGTGGTGGCGCCGGGCGATGGGAAAGTCATCGCCATTGAGGAAGAATTCGAGCCACGGTATCTCAAGGATCGCAGCATCCGGCTGACGATTTTCTTGAACGTGTTCGATGTGCATGTGAATCGGACGCCCTGTGAGGGGCTCATTGAGCAGGTGCAATATCAGCCTGGCGCATTTCTGGTTGCCAGCAAGCCCGAGGCGACCCTGCGGAATGAGCAGAATGCGCTGATGATCCGGACTGACAAAGGCGCAAAAGTTCTGTGCGTGCAGGTGGCGGGATTGATCGCCCGCCGGATCGTGTGCTGGGTGACGGCCGGCGATCGCGTGCCGCGAGGAGAGCGATTTGGGTTGATCCGATTCGGATCACGGATGGATACGTTCCTTCCGTTGGGGACGAAGATGCGGGTAGCGGTGGGTGATCGCGTCAAGGGCGGGGAAACCATTGTAGGAGAACTGCAATGA
- the ilvC gene encoding ketol-acid reductoisomerase — MMKIYYDKDADIQQIRNKKVAVIGYGSQGHAHALNMKESGVNVVIGLREGASWKKAEQSGLKVMPVADAVKASDVIMILAPDEMQAAIYRQEIAPNLKPGSYLAFGHGFNIHFGQIVPPANVNVFMVAPKGPGHLVRSEYTKGSGVPCLLAIHQDPSGTTRQVGLAYASAVGGGRAGIIETNFREETETDLFGEQAVLCGGLTSLIQAGFETLVEAGYSPEMAYFECLHEVKLIVDLIYQGGIANMRYSISTTAKYGDITRGPRVVTEQTKQEMKKILGEIQTGQFAKEWVLENQANRPVYNALLAKGEAHPIEEVGAKLRAMMPWLKKDQLVDKSKN, encoded by the coding sequence ATGATGAAGATTTATTACGACAAGGATGCCGACATTCAGCAGATTCGCAATAAAAAGGTCGCCGTGATCGGTTACGGCAGCCAGGGCCATGCGCACGCCCTCAACATGAAAGAGAGCGGCGTGAACGTGGTCATCGGGTTGCGCGAGGGCGCGTCCTGGAAGAAGGCGGAACAGAGCGGGCTGAAAGTCATGCCGGTGGCGGATGCGGTGAAGGCGTCGGATGTCATCATGATTCTGGCTCCGGATGAAATGCAGGCGGCCATCTATCGCCAGGAGATCGCGCCCAATCTAAAACCGGGGTCGTATCTCGCGTTTGGCCATGGATTCAATATCCATTTTGGCCAAATCGTGCCTCCGGCGAACGTCAATGTGTTTATGGTGGCGCCCAAGGGCCCCGGACACCTCGTCCGTTCCGAATACACCAAGGGGAGCGGAGTGCCCTGCTTGCTCGCGATCCATCAGGATCCCAGTGGCACGACCCGGCAGGTGGGCTTGGCCTACGCGAGCGCCGTCGGCGGCGGCCGCGCCGGCATCATCGAAACGAATTTCCGCGAAGAGACGGAGACCGACCTGTTCGGCGAACAGGCCGTGCTCTGCGGCGGGCTCACGTCTTTGATTCAGGCGGGCTTCGAAACGCTGGTGGAAGCTGGGTATTCGCCGGAAATGGCCTATTTCGAGTGTTTGCATGAGGTGAAGCTCATCGTCGATTTGATCTATCAGGGTGGCATCGCCAACATGCGGTACTCGATCAGCACGACGGCGAAGTACGGGGACATCACGCGCGGTCCACGAGTGGTCACCGAGCAGACGAAGCAGGAAATGAAGAAGATCCTCGGCGAAATTCAGACTGGTCAGTTCGCCAAAGAATGGGTGCTGGAGAACCAGGCCAATCGTCCCGTCTACAATGCGTTGCTGGCCAAAGGCGAGGCCCATCCCATCGAAGAGGTGGGCGCCAAGCTGCGGGCGATGATGCCGTGGCTGAAGAAAGATCAGCTCGTCGATAAGTCGAAAAACTGA
- the ilvN gene encoding acetolactate synthase small subunit, with the protein MEHIIAVTVENKFGVLSRVAGLFSGRGFNIESLSVAPTLDPSMSQMIIVTSGDDRIIEQIVKQLNKLIDVIKVVDLNESEFVSRETALIKVHTKAEDRAEALRIADIFRANVIDSTPATYTIEVTGDPKKIEAIINLLQPLGIKELTRTGRVAVAREPIRASVVQPKKVARE; encoded by the coding sequence ATGGAACATATCATCGCAGTGACAGTGGAAAATAAGTTTGGCGTGCTGTCCCGCGTCGCGGGGCTGTTCAGCGGGCGCGGATTCAACATCGAGAGCCTGTCGGTCGCGCCGACGCTGGATCCGTCGATGTCGCAAATGATCATCGTCACGTCCGGCGATGACCGCATCATCGAGCAGATTGTCAAGCAGCTGAACAAGCTGATCGATGTCATCAAAGTGGTCGATCTGAATGAAAGCGAGTTCGTCTCGCGGGAGACGGCGCTGATCAAGGTGCACACCAAGGCGGAAGACCGGGCCGAGGCGCTCAGGATCGCGGACATCTTCCGGGCGAACGTCATCGATTCGACGCCGGCCACCTATACGATCGAAGTGACGGGCGATCCTAAAAAGATCGAAGCCATCATCAATCTGTTGCAGCCGCTCGGTATCAAGGAGCTCACCCGGACCGGCCGCGTGGCGGTCGCCCGTGAACCGATTCGGGCCAGTGTCGTGCAACCGAAAAAAGTGGCGCGCGAGTAG
- the ilvB gene encoding biosynthetic-type acetolactate synthase large subunit, with product MNLNGSEIFIESLKREGVKTIFALPGGVVLKIFDMLHQQKDLEVILTRHEQGAGHMAEGYAKATGKAGVALVTSGPGMTNVITALADAYMDSVPLVCFSGQVPTSLIGNDAFQEADNIGLSRPCTKYNFLVKDVNDLAMTIKEAFYIATTGRPGPVLVDIPKDVSMAKAEFVYPNSVSIRGYNPTYDGNKWQIKQAAEAIMKAKKPILYVGGGAVFSGAAQELLELAELTQIPVDMTLMGLGIFPGEHPLSMGMLGMHGTYQANMAMHYSDLVIAIGARFDDRVTGKVSEFCPHAKIIHVDIDPTSIRKNIHVDIPIVGDCKTVLRELNQILRASVNGEQKELRKPWWDQIHEWQRNHPLTYQQDADGPIKPQHVVKRLYELTKDRDPIVSTDVGQHQMWAAQYFKLAKPNRWLTSGGLGTMGFGFPAAMGAQAAFRDRLVLCIAGDGSIQMNMQEMATAVVSKLPVKIIVLNNRFHGMVRQWQDLFYEGRYASSDLENTPDFVKLAEAYGAVGLRASKVGDLDGVLKEAIAVDKPVIVDVPTYRFENCYPMIPAGGCNHEMILEDPPELKKKQKQAGSGKVTPEDKDTVLTA from the coding sequence ATGAATCTCAACGGATCAGAAATCTTTATCGAGAGCCTCAAGCGGGAAGGCGTGAAAACGATTTTCGCGCTTCCCGGCGGCGTGGTGCTGAAGATTTTCGACATGCTCCACCAGCAAAAGGATCTTGAAGTGATTTTGACCAGGCACGAGCAGGGTGCCGGTCATATGGCCGAGGGGTATGCCAAAGCGACCGGGAAGGCCGGCGTGGCTTTGGTCACGTCTGGTCCAGGCATGACCAACGTCATTACGGCGCTGGCCGATGCCTATATGGATTCTGTCCCGCTGGTCTGTTTTAGCGGGCAGGTGCCCACGAGTTTGATCGGCAATGATGCCTTCCAAGAAGCGGACAATATCGGCTTGAGCCGTCCTTGCACCAAGTACAATTTCTTGGTGAAAGACGTGAACGATCTGGCCATGACGATCAAGGAAGCGTTCTACATTGCCACGACCGGCCGGCCGGGTCCCGTGCTGGTCGATATTCCCAAGGACGTGTCGATGGCCAAGGCTGAGTTCGTCTATCCGAACTCGGTGTCGATTCGCGGCTATAACCCGACGTACGACGGCAACAAGTGGCAGATCAAGCAAGCGGCTGAGGCTATTATGAAGGCCAAGAAGCCCATTTTGTATGTGGGCGGCGGCGCGGTGTTTTCAGGGGCTGCGCAGGAATTGCTTGAGCTGGCCGAACTCACCCAGATTCCCGTGGATATGACTTTGATGGGCTTGGGCATCTTCCCGGGCGAGCATCCGCTTTCAATGGGGATGCTCGGGATGCATGGCACCTATCAGGCCAACATGGCGATGCACTACTCCGATCTCGTGATTGCGATCGGCGCGCGCTTTGACGACCGGGTAACGGGGAAGGTCTCCGAGTTCTGCCCCCACGCTAAGATCATTCACGTCGATATCGATCCGACGTCGATCCGGAAAAACATCCATGTCGATATTCCAATCGTGGGCGATTGCAAAACGGTGTTGCGCGAACTGAATCAGATCCTTCGCGCATCAGTGAATGGCGAGCAAAAGGAATTGCGCAAGCCCTGGTGGGATCAGATTCATGAGTGGCAGCGCAATCATCCCTTGACCTATCAGCAGGATGCCGACGGACCGATCAAGCCGCAGCATGTGGTCAAGCGGCTCTACGAGCTCACGAAGGATCGTGATCCGATCGTGTCGACCGACGTGGGCCAGCATCAAATGTGGGCGGCGCAGTATTTCAAGCTGGCGAAGCCGAATCGCTGGCTGACGTCAGGCGGATTAGGGACGATGGGCTTTGGCTTCCCGGCCGCCATGGGGGCGCAGGCCGCGTTCCGGGACCGCTTGGTGCTCTGCATTGCCGGAGACGGCAGCATTCAGATGAACATGCAGGAGATGGCGACCGCCGTGGTCAGCAAGCTTCCGGTGAAGATCATTGTGTTGAACAACCGTTTCCATGGCATGGTGCGGCAGTGGCAGGACCTGTTCTACGAAGGGCGGTATGCCTCCAGCGATCTCGAAAATACGCCGGACTTTGTGAAGCTGGCTGAAGCCTACGGCGCAGTCGGGTTGCGGGCCAGCAAGGTGGGCGATCTCGATGGCGTGTTGAAGGAAGCGATTGCGGTCGATAAACCCGTGATCGTGGATGTTCCGACCTATCGGTTCGAGAACTGTTATCCCATGATTCCGGCCGGCGGGTGCAATCATGAAATGATTCTGGAAGATCCGCCGGAGTTGAAGAAAAAGCAGAAACAGGCCGGCTCCGGGAAGGTGACGCCGGAAGACAAAGATACGGTCTTGACGGCGTAA